The Microbacterium luteum genome includes a region encoding these proteins:
- the galT gene encoding galactose-1-phosphate uridylyltransferase has product MNTPEFFTAELSGGVVKRATRLADGRELIYFDDPDTSLPAERAIDARTLDARPATATMRRDVLTGDWVSIAAARQNRAFLPPAHLDPLAPQTATNPSEVPSVYDVAVFENKSPSFGPALARATGDAPAADDAPQSLDDLDAPGLGRTRTSVGRCEVVCFSPEHAGSFGTQSATRARTVIEAWADRTAALSSLPGIAQVFPFENRGEEIGVTLQHPHGQIYSYPYITPRTQSLLRSIAREGDDLFARIVAFEAAGPRVVLEAEHWLAYVPFAARWPIELHLAPRRHAADFTELTDAERDELATVYLRLLRGVDTLYDTPTPYIAAWHQAPVAVGRDTARLHLQLTSPRRAADKLKYLAGSEAAMGAWIGDIPPETAADRLREAVASIPEVSL; this is encoded by the coding sequence GTGAACACACCTGAGTTCTTCACGGCCGAGCTGTCCGGCGGCGTCGTCAAGCGGGCCACCCGCCTCGCCGACGGCCGCGAGCTGATCTACTTCGACGACCCGGACACGTCGCTGCCGGCCGAGCGCGCCATTGACGCCCGCACCCTGGATGCGCGCCCCGCCACCGCGACGATGCGGCGGGATGTGCTCACCGGCGACTGGGTCTCGATCGCCGCGGCACGTCAGAACCGCGCGTTCCTGCCGCCGGCGCACCTCGATCCGCTCGCCCCGCAGACCGCGACCAACCCGTCGGAGGTGCCCTCCGTCTACGACGTCGCGGTGTTCGAGAACAAGTCGCCCTCGTTCGGCCCGGCCCTGGCCCGCGCCACCGGCGACGCACCCGCAGCCGACGATGCGCCGCAGAGCCTCGACGACCTCGACGCTCCGGGGCTCGGCCGCACCCGCACGTCGGTCGGACGCTGCGAGGTCGTGTGCTTCAGCCCCGAGCACGCGGGGTCGTTCGGCACCCAGAGCGCCACACGCGCCCGCACCGTCATCGAGGCGTGGGCCGATCGCACCGCCGCGCTCTCCTCCCTGCCCGGCATCGCGCAGGTGTTTCCGTTCGAGAACCGCGGCGAAGAGATCGGGGTCACCCTTCAGCACCCGCACGGTCAGATCTACTCCTATCCGTACATCACTCCCCGCACCCAGTCGCTGCTGCGCTCGATCGCCCGCGAGGGCGACGACCTGTTCGCGCGCATCGTCGCGTTCGAGGCGGCCGGTCCCCGCGTCGTGCTCGAAGCCGAGCACTGGCTCGCCTACGTGCCCTTCGCGGCGCGCTGGCCGATCGAACTGCACCTCGCACCCCGGCGCCATGCCGCCGACTTCACCGAGCTGACGGATGCCGAGCGCGACGAACTCGCGACGGTCTACCTGCGTCTGCTCCGCGGCGTCGACACCCTGTACGACACCCCCACGCCGTACATCGCCGCGTGGCACCAGGCCCCGGTCGCCGTCGGACGCGACACGGCGCGCCTGCACCTGCAGCTGACCTCCCCGCGCCGCGCCGCCGACAAGCTGAAGTACCTCGCCGGATCCGAGGCCGCCATGGGGGCCTGGATCGGCGACATCCCGCCCGAAACCGCCGCCGACCGCCTGCGCGAGGCCGTCGCATCCATCCCGGAGGTGTCCCTGTGA
- a CDS encoding TIGR03560 family F420-dependent LLM class oxidoreductase, giving the protein MRFGIFIPQGWRHDLVDIEPTDQWRVMCALAQRADAAAWESLWVYDHFHTVPVPTDEATHEAWTLMSAFGAATDRIRLGQMCTCMGYRNPAYLAKVAATVDHVSAGRTEMGIGGGWYEHEWTAYGYGFPRIGERLGMLREGVEIMRQAWTTGTATLAGKHYQVDGAIVRPLPVQDGGIPMWIAGSGEKVTLRIAAEYASYTNFAGSLEEFDHKDAVLRGHCDDIGRDQAEIVRSSNFNTIVGETEAEASERLAAVVARVRPYIGAERADALEQEYLASPGFGTVEQVAERLAERGRHGLGYAIHYFPEAAYDTSGMDLFERHVIPSLA; this is encoded by the coding sequence GTGCGATTCGGAATCTTCATCCCGCAGGGCTGGCGTCACGACCTCGTCGACATCGAGCCGACCGATCAATGGCGTGTGATGTGCGCCCTGGCGCAGCGCGCCGACGCCGCGGCGTGGGAGTCGCTGTGGGTCTACGACCACTTCCACACCGTGCCGGTGCCGACCGACGAGGCCACCCACGAGGCGTGGACGCTCATGTCGGCCTTCGGTGCGGCCACCGACCGCATCCGTCTCGGCCAGATGTGCACGTGCATGGGCTACCGCAACCCCGCCTACCTGGCGAAGGTCGCCGCCACCGTCGACCACGTGTCGGCCGGACGCACCGAGATGGGGATCGGCGGCGGCTGGTACGAGCACGAATGGACCGCGTACGGCTACGGCTTCCCGCGCATCGGCGAGCGACTCGGGATGCTGCGCGAGGGCGTCGAGATCATGCGCCAGGCCTGGACGACCGGCACGGCCACACTCGCCGGGAAGCACTACCAGGTCGACGGCGCGATCGTGCGGCCGCTGCCCGTGCAGGACGGCGGCATCCCGATGTGGATCGCCGGCAGCGGCGAGAAGGTGACGCTGCGCATCGCGGCGGAATACGCCTCGTACACGAACTTCGCCGGCAGCCTCGAGGAGTTCGACCACAAGGACGCGGTGCTCCGTGGTCACTGCGACGACATCGGTCGCGACCAGGCGGAGATCGTCCGCAGCTCGAATTTCAACACGATCGTGGGGGAGACCGAGGCGGAGGCGTCCGAGCGGCTCGCCGCCGTCGTCGCCCGCGTGCGGCCGTACATCGGCGCCGAACGTGCCGACGCGCTCGAGCAGGAGTATCTCGCCTCGCCCGGCTTCGGCACGGTCGAGCAGGTGGCCGAGCGCCTCGCCGAGCGCGGGCGGCACGGTCTCGGCTACGCCATCCACTACTTCCCCGAGGCCGCCTACGACACCTCCGGCATGGACCTCTTCGAGCGCCACGTCATCCCGTCCCTCGCCTGA
- a CDS encoding LacI family DNA-binding transcriptional regulator: protein MADVAARAGVSGQTVSRVVNGSPRVDPATRARVEAAMAELGYRPHRAARALRTGRTHTIGLVVSTLATVGNSRMLQAVSDAAASRGLALVVVTLHAEVDGGIASAFERLEDQGVDGVVVLNEATLLARDVAPPEGLRLVVVDAPAEDAAGPGSSAHPATASPRNGRPGAGQAGAGQAGAGRTGTAQTDHAGGARAATRHLIALGHTRIRHLAGPLGSYAAAERERGWREALENAGLEVAEPLRGAWTSGAGHTAAALLDDAATAVFCANDQMALGMLRGLAERGLDVPADVSVVGFDDVPDARDYRPPLTTVRQDFDALGEAAVSALVDDSSGGGAVIPAQLVERVSTAPRR, encoded by the coding sequence ATGGCTGACGTGGCCGCGCGCGCCGGCGTCTCCGGACAGACGGTCTCGCGCGTGGTCAACGGCAGCCCGCGGGTGGATCCGGCGACGCGGGCGCGCGTCGAGGCGGCGATGGCCGAGCTGGGCTACCGGCCGCATCGCGCGGCACGTGCGCTGCGCACCGGTCGCACCCACACCATCGGGCTCGTGGTGTCGACCCTCGCCACGGTCGGCAACTCGCGCATGCTGCAAGCGGTCTCGGATGCGGCCGCGTCCCGGGGCCTCGCCCTCGTCGTGGTCACGCTGCACGCCGAGGTCGACGGCGGCATCGCGTCGGCCTTCGAGCGGCTCGAGGACCAGGGCGTCGACGGTGTAGTCGTGCTGAACGAGGCGACCCTCCTCGCACGGGACGTCGCACCGCCGGAGGGCCTGCGGCTGGTCGTCGTCGACGCGCCCGCGGAGGATGCGGCGGGGCCGGGGAGTTCCGCACATCCCGCCACCGCCTCGCCGCGGAACGGTCGGCCGGGTGCCGGGCAGGCGGGTGCCGGGCAGGCGGGTGCCGGGCGCACCGGTACCGCGCAGACCGACCATGCCGGCGGCGCGCGGGCGGCGACACGGCACCTCATCGCGCTCGGTCATACGCGCATCCGTCACCTCGCCGGTCCGCTGGGCAGCTACGCGGCGGCCGAGCGCGAGCGCGGTTGGCGCGAGGCGCTCGAGAATGCGGGGCTCGAGGTCGCGGAGCCGCTGCGCGGTGCGTGGACGTCGGGCGCCGGCCACACCGCCGCGGCACTGCTTGACGACGCCGCGACGGCGGTGTTCTGCGCGAACGACCAAATGGCGCTCGGGATGCTCCGGGGCCTCGCCGAGCGGGGGCTCGACGTTCCCGCGGACGTGAGCGTGGTCGGATTCGACGACGTGCCGGACGCCCGGGACTACCGGCCGCCGCTGACGACCGTGCGGCAGGACTTCGACGCGCTCGGCGAGGCTGCCGTATCGGCCCTCGTCGATGATTCGTCCGGGGGTGGCGCGGTCATCCCGGCCCAGCTCGTCGAACGGGTCAGCACGGCACCTCGACGGTGA
- a CDS encoding DUF202 domain-containing protein has protein sequence MTDRPFDPGLQPERTLLSWRRTCLALAVASLVSVRFAAEILGVAAIAFGVVGLVMAIAAYVAAGHRYRRAHQALSTDGELPTDGAALVLMLGALVTIGTACAVYVVGIAASRL, from the coding sequence GTGACCGACCGCCCGTTCGACCCCGGCCTGCAGCCCGAGCGGACGCTCCTGTCGTGGCGTCGCACGTGCCTGGCCCTCGCGGTCGCGAGCCTCGTCTCGGTGCGCTTCGCCGCCGAGATCCTCGGGGTCGCCGCGATCGCCTTCGGGGTGGTGGGGCTGGTCATGGCCATCGCCGCCTACGTCGCCGCCGGGCACCGCTATCGCCGGGCGCACCAGGCCCTGAGCACCGACGGCGAGCTGCCGACCGACGGGGCGGCGCTGGTTCTCATGCTCGGAGCCCTGGTGACCATCGGCACGGCGTGCGCCGTGTATGTCGTCGGCATCGCCGCATCCCGTCTCTGA
- a CDS encoding DUF559 domain-containing protein: MARHAEPAPLLARRRDLREEGVTDRDLARAVTAGTLLHPRRNAYLPMGVPVDTVDAVSIGGLLTCTSELRRAGVFVMERADLDVHLPEHASRVPGISRPVRRHWGRLVRRPHPCATSVEPLDAVACAVRCQSPRAAIASIDSALQRGYVHRDDLRELFGALAGRYTALLPLVDGRAESGPETLVRLILRALGLRYEVQVRITGVGRVDFLVDGWLIIECDSEEFHSDWEAQRRDRRRDQAAAARGFAVYRPIAEDIMWGPEEVVAAIRGLFSGTAGGALSRRVA; encoded by the coding sequence ATGGCCAGACATGCCGAACCCGCCCCGCTTCTCGCCCGTCGCCGCGATCTGCGCGAGGAAGGCGTCACGGATCGCGACCTCGCGCGAGCCGTGACGGCGGGCACGCTCCTGCACCCGCGACGAAACGCCTATCTTCCGATGGGCGTGCCCGTCGACACGGTGGACGCGGTGAGCATCGGGGGCCTGTTGACGTGCACGTCCGAGCTGCGTCGCGCCGGCGTCTTCGTGATGGAGCGCGCCGATCTCGACGTTCATCTTCCGGAGCACGCCTCCCGTGTGCCCGGGATATCCCGGCCGGTGCGGCGTCACTGGGGGCGGTTGGTCCGTCGCCCACACCCGTGCGCCACCTCCGTCGAACCGCTCGACGCGGTCGCGTGCGCGGTGAGGTGCCAGAGTCCTCGCGCGGCGATCGCCTCGATCGACTCGGCGCTGCAGCGGGGGTATGTGCACCGCGACGACCTGCGGGAACTGTTCGGCGCGCTCGCCGGGAGGTACACGGCCCTACTGCCCCTGGTCGACGGCAGAGCTGAGTCGGGACCGGAGACACTGGTGCGGCTGATCCTTCGGGCCCTCGGCCTGCGTTACGAGGTGCAGGTCCGGATCACCGGCGTCGGGCGGGTCGACTTCCTCGTCGACGGGTGGCTCATCATCGAGTGCGACAGCGAGGAGTTCCACTCCGATTGGGAGGCGCAGCGCCGCGACCGTCGTCGGGATCAGGCGGCTGCCGCGCGTGGCTTCGCGGTGTATCGGCCGATCGCGGAAGACATCATGTGGGGACCGGAGGAGGTGGTCGCAGCCATCCGCGGACTCTTCTCGGGCACCGCCGGAGGCGCTCTGTCGCGGCGCGTTGCGTGA
- a CDS encoding carboxylesterase/lipase family protein, whose amino-acid sequence MSADPVADTSAGRVRGRWRDVDGIRSAAFLGIPYAEPPVGDLRFAAPVPRTPWDGERDATGFGATPQRIDGGETLIPEPAIAGEDILSVNVFTPAPGGDHLPVIVYIHGGGYVSGSPASAWYDGAAFARDGVVTVTLSYRLGFDGFGHVPGAPANRGVRDWVAALEWVRENIAAFGGDPDRVTLAGQSAGGGAVLTLLALPAARGLFRAAWAMSPALADVSPETARSLSARIAHLAGVPATREGFGAVPREDLPALERRAARPESGSRLEALRALVDDALSWGPAVDGELIERPTVDAIRDGAGDDIPLVIGAVDDEMTFITDRARRPLRVVPAGIALGLLGVERGRRRDYLAANAEQRRRGTAAVLGRYLGDVVFRSLVARVAQAREGAPAPTWAYRFSWVSPTKGWALHCLDVPFWFDVLSAERVAAIAGEAPPRALAAAVHDSAAAFARTGDPGWRPWSEAPGTTRVFGGSGPLPGVIADGYRSVAPLV is encoded by the coding sequence GTGAGCGCCGATCCGGTCGCCGATACCTCCGCAGGCCGCGTGCGCGGCCGGTGGCGCGACGTCGACGGCATCCGTTCGGCGGCCTTCCTCGGCATTCCGTACGCCGAGCCGCCGGTGGGCGACCTGCGGTTCGCCGCGCCCGTGCCGCGTACGCCCTGGGACGGCGAGCGCGACGCGACCGGATTCGGCGCGACCCCGCAGCGGATCGACGGCGGCGAGACGCTCATCCCGGAACCGGCGATCGCGGGAGAGGACATCCTGTCGGTGAACGTCTTCACACCCGCGCCTGGTGGCGACCACCTGCCGGTCATCGTCTACATCCACGGCGGCGGGTACGTCTCGGGGTCGCCCGCGAGCGCCTGGTACGACGGCGCGGCCTTCGCGCGCGACGGTGTCGTCACGGTGACCCTGTCGTACCGGCTCGGGTTCGACGGGTTCGGGCATGTTCCGGGCGCCCCGGCGAATCGCGGGGTGCGGGACTGGGTCGCCGCGCTGGAGTGGGTGCGGGAGAACATCGCCGCGTTCGGCGGCGACCCCGACCGCGTGACGCTCGCGGGCCAGTCTGCCGGCGGCGGAGCCGTGCTCACCCTGCTCGCGCTCCCCGCCGCACGCGGACTGTTCCGCGCGGCGTGGGCGATGTCGCCCGCCCTCGCCGACGTCTCGCCCGAGACGGCACGCTCACTGTCGGCGAGGATCGCACACCTCGCCGGCGTGCCCGCCACGCGGGAGGGATTCGGTGCCGTGCCGCGCGAGGATCTCCCCGCCCTCGAGCGTCGGGCAGCGAGACCGGAGTCCGGCTCGAGACTCGAGGCGCTCCGGGCGCTCGTCGACGACGCGCTGTCGTGGGGACCCGCCGTCGACGGTGAACTCATCGAACGACCCACGGTGGATGCGATCCGCGACGGCGCGGGAGACGACATCCCGCTGGTGATCGGCGCGGTCGATGACGAGATGACCTTCATCACCGACCGGGCGCGACGGCCCCTTCGCGTGGTGCCGGCGGGTATCGCCCTGGGACTGCTCGGCGTCGAGCGGGGGCGGCGCCGCGACTACCTCGCGGCGAACGCCGAGCAGCGCCGCCGAGGCACGGCCGCGGTCCTCGGCCGATACCTCGGCGATGTCGTCTTCCGGTCGCTCGTGGCGCGCGTCGCGCAGGCGCGGGAGGGCGCGCCCGCCCCGACGTGGGCCTACCGGTTCTCGTGGGTGTCGCCGACGAAGGGTTGGGCGCTGCACTGTCTCGACGTGCCCTTCTGGTTTGACGTGCTCTCCGCGGAGCGGGTCGCCGCGATCGCCGGCGAGGCTCCGCCGCGGGCCCTCGCGGCCGCGGTGCACGACAGCGCCGCCGCCTTCGCCCGCACGGGAGACCCGGGGTGGCGACCATGGTCGGAGGCGCCCGGCACCACCCGCGTCTTCGGCGGGTCAGGGCCGCTGCCCGGGGTGATTGCCGACGGCTACCGCTCCGTCGCCCCGCTCGTGTGA
- a CDS encoding IS481 family transposase, with translation MSHANAALTPRARLRLARLIVEDRWPATAAAKMFMVSPITARKWAARFRAEGAAGMTDRPSRPRSMPSKTPARTVKQIVRLRWRRRLGPAQISEELQIPASTVHAVLVRCRISRLSHIDRVTGEPIRRYEHDHPGSLLHVDVTKFGNIPDGGGWRYVGKQQGDRNRETTAKRTGKRRGYEPNVGTAFLHTVVDDHSRVAYVEICPDEKAVTAIGVLERAVAWFADRGVTVERVLSDNGSAYKSFAWRDACAGLGITHKRTRPYRPQTNGKIERFHRTLADGWAYARFYRSDSERREALPGWVHFYNHHRRHSAIGAPPLTRLNNLPGHHT, from the coding sequence GTGTCCCACGCTAATGCTGCTCTCACGCCCCGCGCACGGCTCAGGCTCGCGCGATTGATCGTCGAGGATCGGTGGCCGGCGACGGCCGCCGCAAAGATGTTCATGGTGTCGCCGATCACCGCTCGTAAGTGGGCCGCCCGGTTCCGTGCCGAGGGCGCCGCCGGGATGACCGATCGGCCCAGTCGGCCCCGGTCGATGCCGAGCAAGACACCAGCGCGGACGGTCAAGCAGATCGTGCGGTTGCGGTGGCGGCGTCGCCTGGGTCCAGCGCAGATCTCGGAGGAGCTCCAGATCCCGGCCTCGACGGTCCACGCGGTGCTGGTCCGGTGCCGGATCAGTCGGCTCAGCCATATCGACCGGGTCACGGGCGAGCCGATCCGCCGCTACGAGCACGACCATCCCGGTTCACTGCTGCACGTCGACGTCACGAAGTTCGGCAACATTCCTGACGGCGGCGGATGGCGATACGTCGGCAAGCAGCAGGGCGACCGGAACCGCGAGACCACGGCGAAGCGCACCGGGAAACGGAGGGGCTACGAACCCAACGTCGGGACCGCGTTCCTCCACACCGTCGTTGATGACCACTCGCGTGTTGCCTACGTCGAGATCTGCCCCGACGAGAAGGCCGTCACCGCGATCGGCGTGCTCGAGCGCGCCGTCGCGTGGTTCGCCGACCGCGGCGTGACTGTCGAACGGGTGCTCTCGGACAACGGGTCGGCCTACAAGTCGTTCGCCTGGCGAGACGCCTGCGCTGGGCTGGGCATCACGCACAAACGGACGCGGCCCTACCGACCGCAGACGAACGGCAAGATCGAGCGATTCCACCGCACCCTCGCCGATGGGTGGGCTTACGCCCGGTTCTACCGATCCGACTCTGAGCGTCGCGAAGCGCTACCAGGCTGGGTCCACTTCTACAATCACCACAGGCGCCACTCCGCAATCGGAGCCCCGCCCCTCACCAGACTCAACAACCTGCCTGGACATCACACCTAG
- a CDS encoding TetR/AcrR family transcriptional regulator: MARRGSYAKGVAKREEILERALDVIAREGFRRTSVKDLAEAVGLSQAGLLHYFGTKEQLFTEILRKRDELDNAALGAATGDRTHDDAMREGWVGVIRHNQRVPGLVHLFAALSVDAADAEHPAHDYFIERNRRLRETLAEAIEDRLDPRVDPETAGRLLQAVADGLQLQWMLEPDLDMAAATGALLDILVPPREDAT; the protein is encoded by the coding sequence ATGGCACGAAGAGGTTCCTACGCGAAGGGCGTGGCGAAGCGGGAGGAGATCCTCGAGCGAGCCCTCGACGTGATCGCGCGCGAGGGGTTCCGTCGCACATCCGTCAAAGACCTGGCCGAGGCCGTCGGCCTCAGCCAGGCCGGGCTCCTGCACTACTTCGGCACGAAGGAGCAGCTGTTCACGGAGATCCTCCGCAAGCGCGACGAGCTCGACAATGCCGCGCTCGGCGCCGCGACCGGCGACCGGACGCACGACGACGCCATGCGCGAGGGCTGGGTCGGCGTCATCCGCCACAACCAGCGCGTGCCGGGACTGGTGCACCTGTTCGCCGCGCTGTCCGTCGACGCCGCGGACGCGGAGCACCCGGCGCACGACTACTTCATCGAGCGGAACAGGCGCCTGCGAGAGACCCTCGCCGAGGCCATCGAGGATCGCCTCGACCCGCGCGTCGACCCGGAGACAGCCGGGCGCCTGCTGCAGGCGGTTGCCGACGGCCTGCAGCTGCAGTGGATGCTCGAGCCCGACCTCGACATGGCCGCCGCGACCGGCGCGCTCCTCGACATCCTCGTGCCGCCCAGGGAGGATGCGACGTGA
- a CDS encoding YidH family protein gives MSETPRRFPASVYREGDEPDPRFSLANERTFLAWVRTALALMAGGVALEALELPENTGFRLAAALIFVLLGLLAAVHAWLSWARTERALRRSSALPAPATALIIVVGVVVAVGLVLAGFVLELR, from the coding sequence GTGAGCGAGACCCCCCGACGATTCCCCGCATCCGTCTACCGCGAGGGCGACGAACCCGACCCGCGGTTCAGTCTCGCCAACGAGCGCACCTTTCTCGCGTGGGTGCGCACGGCCCTCGCCCTCATGGCCGGCGGGGTCGCGCTCGAGGCTCTCGAACTTCCCGAGAACACCGGCTTCCGCCTCGCCGCCGCCCTGATCTTCGTGCTCCTGGGCCTGCTGGCCGCCGTGCACGCATGGCTGAGCTGGGCCCGCACCGAACGCGCGCTCCGTCGCAGCAGCGCCCTGCCCGCGCCCGCGACCGCCCTGATCATCGTCGTGGGCGTCGTGGTCGCCGTCGGCCTCGTGCTCGCCGGCTTCGTGCTGGAGCTGCGGTGA
- the galK gene encoding galactokinase, whose amino-acid sequence MTSPEPASDTARQARELFRELTGAEPVGTWSAPGRVNLIGEHTDYNDGFVLPFAIPFRTHVAVAPRTDGVLRVVSEVDPVLVEVPVAELEALFPARRDEVPEWARYPLGVAWALLAASGTAATDVTGADLAFSSDVPVGAGLSSSAAIEGATATALADTWGLDLDRVALARAGRTAENDAVGAPTGIMDQMASMLGEADAAIFLDCRTLATEVVDLGFDAADLELVVMDTGVKHSHATGGYGERRAACERGAAAMEVAALRDVSVDDLPRVAERVDEVTFRRVRHIVTENQRVLDTVAVLRDAGPTAIGELLVASHASMRDDFEISVPELDTAVDAALAAGAIGARMTGGGFGGAAIALVSREKVADVTDAVRRAFAARGFADPHVFSVTAAAGAGRDA is encoded by the coding sequence GTGACCTCGCCCGAACCCGCATCCGACACCGCCCGGCAGGCACGCGAGCTCTTCCGCGAGCTGACCGGAGCCGAGCCGGTGGGAACGTGGTCGGCGCCGGGCCGAGTGAACCTCATCGGCGAGCACACCGACTACAACGACGGCTTCGTGCTGCCCTTCGCCATCCCCTTCCGCACGCACGTCGCGGTGGCTCCACGCACCGACGGCGTGCTGCGGGTCGTGTCGGAGGTCGACCCGGTGCTGGTCGAGGTGCCGGTCGCCGAACTCGAGGCCCTGTTCCCCGCGCGTCGCGACGAGGTGCCGGAGTGGGCCCGGTACCCGCTCGGTGTCGCGTGGGCGCTGCTCGCCGCATCCGGAACCGCCGCGACCGACGTCACCGGCGCCGACCTGGCCTTCTCGTCCGATGTGCCGGTGGGCGCGGGCCTGTCGTCGTCCGCGGCGATCGAGGGGGCAACGGCGACCGCGCTCGCCGACACGTGGGGGCTCGATCTCGACCGGGTCGCCCTCGCCCGGGCCGGACGCACCGCCGAAAATGATGCGGTGGGAGCACCCACCGGGATCATGGATCAGATGGCCTCGATGCTGGGCGAAGCCGACGCGGCCATCTTCCTGGACTGCCGCACGCTCGCCACCGAGGTCGTCGACCTCGGGTTCGACGCCGCCGACCTCGAGCTCGTCGTGATGGACACCGGCGTGAAGCACTCCCACGCCACCGGCGGCTACGGCGAGCGCCGTGCCGCCTGCGAGCGCGGGGCCGCGGCGATGGAGGTCGCGGCGCTCCGCGACGTCTCGGTCGACGACCTGCCGCGGGTGGCCGAGCGCGTCGACGAGGTGACGTTCCGCCGCGTGCGCCACATCGTGACCGAGAACCAGCGCGTGCTGGACACCGTGGCGGTGCTGCGGGATGCCGGACCCACCGCGATCGGCGAGCTCCTCGTCGCCTCGCACGCGTCGATGCGAGACGACTTCGAGATCTCGGTGCCCGAGCTCGACACCGCGGTGGATGCCGCGCTGGCCGCCGGCGCGATCGGCGCCCGCATGACCGGCGGCGGGTTCGGCGGGGCCGCGATCGCCCTGGTCTCGCGCGAGAAGGTCGCCGACGTGACCGACGCCGTGCGGCGTGCGTTCGCCGCTCGCGGCTTCGCCGACCCTCACGTGTTCTCTGTCACCGCCGCCGCCGGCGCCGGCCGCGACGCCTGA
- a CDS encoding alpha/beta fold hydrolase, whose amino-acid sequence MAYITVGTENSVDVELHYTDQGPSTGTPVVLIHGYPLNGESWARQQYPLLDAGYRVIAYDRRGFGASTKTASGADYDTYAADLHALMEELDLRDAVLLGFSMGTGEIARYLGRYGADRVAKAGLLSGILPYLLATDDNPDGAGPQGFFDDLRAQVRDDRFAFVRGFFEGFYNLEENLDRRISQDAVDANVQVAAHAGNVAIADATLTWPTDFRADIAEVAASGIPCLIVHGTADNVVPIDASARRLRDLLPQATYVELEGAPHGLLWTHADQVNEALSAFLSV is encoded by the coding sequence GTGGCGTACATCACCGTCGGGACCGAGAACTCGGTCGACGTCGAGCTCCACTACACCGACCAGGGACCGAGCACCGGAACACCGGTCGTGCTCATCCACGGCTATCCGCTGAACGGGGAGTCGTGGGCCCGGCAGCAGTATCCGCTGCTGGATGCCGGCTACCGCGTCATCGCCTACGACCGGCGCGGCTTCGGGGCATCCACGAAGACCGCCTCCGGCGCCGACTACGACACGTACGCCGCCGACCTCCACGCACTCATGGAAGAGCTGGACCTTCGCGACGCCGTGCTCCTCGGCTTCTCCATGGGCACCGGCGAGATCGCCCGCTACCTGGGCCGCTACGGCGCCGACCGCGTCGCCAAGGCCGGGCTGCTCAGCGGCATCCTCCCCTACCTGCTCGCCACCGACGACAACCCCGACGGCGCGGGGCCGCAGGGGTTCTTCGACGACCTGCGCGCACAGGTGAGGGATGACCGCTTCGCCTTCGTGCGCGGGTTCTTCGAGGGCTTCTACAACCTCGAGGAGAACCTCGACCGGCGCATCTCGCAAGACGCCGTCGACGCGAACGTGCAGGTGGCCGCGCACGCGGGCAACGTCGCGATCGCCGATGCGACGCTGACGTGGCCGACCGACTTCCGCGCCGACATCGCCGAAGTGGCCGCGAGCGGCATCCCGTGCCTGATCGTGCACGGCACCGCCGACAACGTCGTGCCCATCGACGCGTCGGCCCGACGGCTGCGGGATCTCCTGCCACAGGCGACGTACGTCGAGCTCGAAGGGGCACCGCACGGCCTGCTGTGGACCCACGCCGACCAAGTGAACGAGGCTCTCTCGGCGTTCCTGTCGGTGTGA